A window of Phaseolus vulgaris cultivar G19833 chromosome 4, P. vulgaris v2.0, whole genome shotgun sequence genomic DNA:
GACACTTCTTCTTAAATGACGTATCcgtgtcggacacacgtatcCGTGTCGACACTCGTACGACACTCGTAGGATacttatcggtgaagtgttcaattcaaaaaaatatttgttggattttttaaaattctagcacggttctaacataattttaaaaggtataaatacaataactttctaaaaactcaaatttattatataaatttttattatgattataaaaataagaacaaattcttttgaaccagtcatgaaaaatatcttacTGCTCCCAAAAGAATTTGgaacatacttttgcacataaatagATCCGTGTTcccgtatcctacattttagaaattatacggATCTCCGTGTCTGTATCCGTGTCGTGTCAGTGTCTGTATCCTTATCTGTGCTACATAGGTTCCATCCCATTTCATTGCACTCACCGTTCAAGTAAACAGTTGTTTTTTCTTTGTCAgtttgttgagaagggtgtctGTCTTTTTATGAATGCAGTGTGTATCTATCTTCCAATGACTTTAGCTGTAGTTCTCATGCATCTTAACGAGAGGTTGCAAAATATAGTATTCATACATATGTTCTTTAGTTTTTGGTGATCTGAAAGATTGATCAAGGTGGTTATTGTGTCAAGGGTTATCAATCATCATTTATCACTGCAGTGTTTCTCTCTCTAGAAATAATGAACGTGTATATATTTAGTTTCATCTGGAAATTATGATTTGGGGGTTCCTAGGCCTGATAGAAATACTGCTTTATCAAATTATGAACTTGATAAATCTAACTCGTTAAATTAgctaaaatttcaaatttttttacagTTTGATTCATGAAAGTTTCTGATTGAGGATTGTGGGCAGGTGTGGCAAAGGGAGGGCAACACATGCATCTTATTTTTTAAGTAGTAGTTTGGTAAGACTTATTGGGAAGTTGCGTGTTGTTTGTCAATTTTCATTTAATTCTAATCACGCTAGTTATCATTAAGTTGCttgctttattttttttgctgCTCTATTTAGTCTGTCATAAACAAGTCTTTAGCGTGAGTGAAATTGTCTCCTTAAATAACTTCACTTTGGCATTTTCATTTCTACTTCAAATTCTAATTTTCCTTTTCTACTTCAAattctatttttccttttctactTCAAattctatttttccttttccaCTCAACATCACAGTTGAACCCAGCAAAGTCTTAAACCTTATTTCACCCAAAATTcagtaacaaaaatattaaacttgGCCAAAAATGAAACGAAACAAATCCTAATCTCACATCCAACTTCCTTCAGATTTGATTATGTTTTcacaaaaaaatttaacttcAACTTTTAAAACTACTTCATATCTGAAATTAATCACATATCCCCAACTATTTGAATAGCAAATTAAAAAGAAGACCAGATTTGTTAACTTTAAAAACAGATGGAATACGTTTTGATCATTGAAGAGCTTAAATACCAACTAACTAATCCCAAGCCGCATGTTTTAGAAATGAAACTGTGTAAGCTTCTGATAGTAGATTAAGATTCTTGACCTATAGTCAAATAAAACTTAGAGGTAAGTGCTCAGCTGTTAAACTAAAGGAGGAATATTGGGTTTCAATAGAGTGATGCAACAATCTGGAAGAAAGGGTAATCTAGGTAGTAGGTTAATCTGGATTAGAAGATTCAAAACTCATTTTTTCATCCCATAATACAGTGAAATTGGGCCAATTTTCTATTTGGATAACGTGTTGgatattattgttgttgtgtttTTGGCTTGGATGATTGGTTTGAAAAGGCTTGAATTGCACAATCAAACTCTAAGAAAAGGTGTAACTTGCAAAGTTTTTCCTTTGTATATCTGTTGTTAGTCAAAATAAGAAAGGTTATTATCATCAGAAAAACCCAAAGCATACCTGATTTTGTTTTGCTAGCTACGAAGaatattatatttgattttttcttttcaaaatccacCAGGATGTTTTATGGACCCGGTGGACCGTATGCTCTATTTGCTGGGAAGGATGCTAGCAGAGCTTTGGCAAAAATGTCTTTTGACGAGAAAGATCTAACAGGAGATATCTCTGGTCTTGGCCCATTTGAGCTTGAGGCCTTGCAAGACTGGGAATACAAGTTTATGTCCAAGTATGTAAAAGTTGGAACTGTTAAAACGAAAGTTCCAGTGACTGAACCATCAGAATCAACACCCCATGATGCTGAATCTTCCAAGCCTACTGAAGATGGTCCATCAGAATCAGCTGCTGTTAAAAATGACGAAACCCCCTCAGAGGTTGATGCTGATAAAGAGTAATAATAGTTGGATGAAGTAAGAGTAATTGTCTTGCAAACAGTGGAAACTGCTATCTAGAAACTTCTGAAAAAGACTGATCCTTGCCAAATGTATTCAGTAACTATAAAATAAGTTATTAGTTTAGGCCAGTCCCTTTGTCTAAGTATTCTGTTTGATAAATAAGAAATTCATAGTATTTTTCAGTTTTCCTGTGTTTAAGCTGCTTCATGTAACTTATGAGAGCTATATAATAGGCAATAACCCAATAAACATTTGGGAGTACTGAGCCAAGTATTGAACGAGTGCGTTTAATCTATCTATATGGCATGGTACAAGGTAGAATCTTTTATTGTGATTATACTTTGGCTTTCTTTTTCATGGAATAATTTGATTGATGTCTCATCTTATTAATTCCATGAATTAGCATGTAGTTGATGTCTTTTAATTGAACTATACTGTTGTGGAAGGTTTGGTAAACAGAGACTTAGACCATACCTCCAAGAGATCATCAACTTCCTACAAGGGTGAAATGAAATATCTTTGCTATTCACCAGAAAGTGGTATATAACATGAGGAAATCCAAACACGGACATGATCTATAAACTCAATCACTTTGAATTCTACTGACTACCTATTGCAATCattgagaaaaaaatacaacaatTAAATAAGATTTTTGAGCTGTGTGGAGCACCAGTTGAAGTGAACTGGCCCGGTGTTTCCAAGACTCCTTGGTATAATCAGTTTAAGCCAACAAGACCAATGAAAAGACATCTTCTGGGAGTTTTCAGACAATAAGGGTCATTATGAGAATAAGTAATTCTACATGGTTTTTATCTGCTCCCTCGCCcaaaaaagcaagaaaaaaagtatatgttgcattctattttattttgcatgtgtgtcttctattttatttttgccTGTGTGCCTGATGTTCTTAATAGCTTTTCTCTCTGACTGAATTGTAGTTTTGATCGTCATGCTCTGGAATTGTTGGAGAAGATGCTGATACTTGATCCTGCTcaagtatttttttaacttctGAATAAAATGTTCAGTTGTTTCATTTACAAGTAATGTCATTAACTAAACCACTTTAACCTTATAATTTTATGGGT
This region includes:
- the LOC137837647 gene encoding membrane steroid-binding protein 2-like, with translation MALQLWETLNEAIIAYTGLSTATFFTLLALILAIYYVVSGLFPSSDHRHDAPRDFEPQMEPLRPPVQIGEVTEEELKAYDGSDPEKPLLMAIKAQIYDVSQSRMFYGPGGPYALFAGKDASRALAKMSFDEKDLTGDISGLGPFELEALQDWEYKFMSKYVKVGTVKTKVPVTEPSESTPHDAESSKPTEDGPSESAAVKNDETPSEVDADKE